The following are encoded together in the Populus trichocarpa isolate Nisqually-1 chromosome 5, P.trichocarpa_v4.1, whole genome shotgun sequence genome:
- the LOC18099134 gene encoding NEP1-interacting protein-like 1: MEVYPYPSRFSMSSLCSFGNFVDKVKEVCNFVVSAIIGNIFSAIFTFFFALVGTLLGAMTGALIGQETESGFVRGAAVGAISGAVFSIEVFESSLVLWQSDESGIGCVLYLIDVIASLLSGRLVRERIGPAMLSAVQSQMGAVETNFEEIPNIFDTGGSKGLPGDSLEKIPKIRITSNNNVDESGEKVSCSVCLQDFQLGETVRSLPHCHHMFHLPCIDKWLLRHASCPLCRRDL; the protein is encoded by the exons ATGGAGGTTTATCCATACCCATCTCGTTTTTCCATGTCTTCATTGTGTTCTTTTGGGAATTTTGTTGATAAGGTTAAAGAAGTTTGTAACTTCGTTGTTTCAGCTATTATTGGCAACATATTCTCTGCGATCTTCACCTTTTTCTTTGCATTAG TGGGCACTTTGTTAGGAGCCATGACTGGGGCATTGATAGGCCAAGAAACTGAAAGTGGGTTTGTTCGAGGGGCTGCAGTTGGAGCCATATCAGGGGCTGTTTTCTCAATTGAAGTATTCGAGTCATCTCTTGTTCTTTGGCAATCAGATGAATCTGGGATAGGCTGTGTCCTTTACTTG ATTGATGTTATCGCAAGCCTTCTTAGTGGACGACTTGTTCGTGAGCGCATTGGTCCTGCTATGTTAAGTGCAGTACAAAGTCAG ATGGGTGCTGTGGAAACAAATTTTGAGGAGATCCCAAACATCTTTGACACTGGTGGTTCCAAGGGATTACCTGGAGATTCTCTTGAGAAGATCCCGAAGATCAGAATCACAAGCAATAACAATGTAGATGAATCAGGAGAGAAAGTCTCTTGTTCAGTTTGCCTTCAG GACTTTCAGCTGGGAGAGACGGTTAGAAGCTTGCCTCATTGTCATCACATGTTTCACCTACCTTGCATAGATAAGTGGCTACTTAGGCATGCATCCTGCCCTCTGTGTAGAAGGGATCTGTga